From Lemur catta isolate mLemCat1 chromosome 19, mLemCat1.pri, whole genome shotgun sequence, a single genomic window includes:
- the HOPX gene encoding homeodomain-only protein translates to MSAEPASGPTEDQVEILEYNFSKVNKHPDPTTLCLIAAEAGLSEEETQKWFKQRLAQWRRSEGLPSECRSVTD, encoded by the exons ATGTCGGCCGAGCCCGCGAGCGGCCCCACGGAGGACCAGGTGGAGATCCTGGAGTACAACTTCAGCAAGGTCAACAAGCACCCGGACCCCACCACGCTGTGCCTCATCGCGGCCGAGGCCGGCCTCTCCGAGGAGGAGACCCAG aaaTGGTTTAAGCAGCGCCTGGCCCAGTGGCGGCGGTCGGAAGGCCTGCCCTCAGAGTGCAGGTCCGTCACAGACTAA